In Acaryochloris marina S15, a single genomic region encodes these proteins:
- the ylqF gene encoding ribosome biogenesis GTPase YlqF, which translates to MSTPPIQWYPGHIAKAEKALIEQLKKVDVVLEVRDARIPHSSHHPQIQRWIGEKPHVLVLNRIDLVTPVSHQLWLDALKAEGLVPHCTDAQHGKGIKAVITAAEKVGVSINQRRRSRGMRPRPVRAVVLGFPNVGKSALINRLLKRRIVESARRPGVTRQLRWVRVSPDLELLDTPGVLPAKLDNQAAAYKLAICDDIGTAAYENQLVATALIELIQALESCDPKRGFLPDKILQNRYQIDPTSLTAADYLETAAEQLHQGDLERMAQKVLNDFRKGLLGKVTLELPPASL; encoded by the coding sequence ATGTCTACTCCCCCCATTCAGTGGTATCCCGGTCATATCGCCAAGGCTGAAAAAGCCCTAATTGAACAGCTCAAAAAGGTAGATGTGGTTCTAGAGGTGCGAGATGCCCGCATCCCCCACTCTAGCCACCACCCTCAAATTCAGAGATGGATTGGGGAAAAGCCTCATGTATTGGTGTTGAATCGGATTGACTTGGTTACGCCGGTTTCCCATCAGCTTTGGCTCGATGCTCTGAAGGCAGAAGGTCTGGTGCCTCACTGTACAGATGCTCAGCATGGTAAAGGTATTAAGGCCGTGATTACAGCAGCGGAAAAAGTAGGGGTCAGTATTAATCAACGACGGCGAAGCCGCGGTATGCGACCTCGCCCAGTGCGAGCAGTGGTGCTGGGGTTTCCCAATGTGGGTAAATCTGCTTTAATCAATCGCCTGCTGAAGCGACGCATTGTTGAAAGTGCTCGCCGTCCAGGGGTAACCCGTCAGCTTCGTTGGGTGCGTGTGTCTCCAGATTTGGAACTTTTGGATACCCCCGGTGTATTACCCGCTAAATTGGATAATCAAGCAGCGGCCTATAAGTTGGCTATTTGCGATGATATCGGCACTGCCGCCTATGAAAATCAGTTGGTGGCGACTGCTTTAATTGAGCTGATCCAAGCGCTAGAGTCATGTGATCCTAAGCGTGGATTTTTGCCTGACAAGATTCTGCAAAACCGCTATCAAATTGACCCCACATCCTTGACTGCTGCAGATTATTTGGAAACAGCGGCTGAACAACTGCATCAAGGGGATCTAGAGCGCATGGCCCAGAAAGTTCTGAACGATTTTCGCAAAGGTCTTTTGGGGAAGGTTACGCTGGAGTTACCACCTGCTAGTCTTTAG